A window from bacterium encodes these proteins:
- a CDS encoding lysophospholipid acyltransferase family protein, translated as MRARKPLVMVTWHGRLLGSTYHCRKRNVVAMISQHRDGELVSRVVEKIGYETVRGSSTRGGSAAALAMIDRVRNGQTAAMIGDGPRGPIYKLKPGAAYIALASGADVIPVVFAANRSWVFRSWDRFTVPKPFARVFLYYGLPIAHPGEGADLREFTRKIEDALEALRELADAAAAA; from the coding sequence ATGCGCGCACGCAAACCGCTGGTGATGGTGACGTGGCACGGCAGACTGCTTGGCTCGACGTATCACTGCCGGAAGCGGAATGTGGTGGCAATGATTTCGCAGCACCGTGACGGCGAGTTGGTGTCGCGGGTGGTTGAAAAGATCGGATATGAGACGGTGCGCGGCAGTTCGACACGGGGCGGGTCGGCGGCGGCACTGGCGATGATAGACCGAGTTCGCAACGGACAGACGGCCGCGATGATCGGTGACGGGCCACGCGGCCCGATATACAAGCTTAAACCCGGCGCCGCATATATTGCCTTGGCGAGCGGCGCCGATGTGATTCCTGTTGTGTTTGCCGCCAATCGTTCTTGGGTGTTTCGCTCGTGGGACCGGTTTACAGTTCCGAAACCGTTCGCGCGAGTTTTTTTATATTACGGCCTACCGATAGCTCATCCGGGCGAGGGCGCGGACTTGCGCGAGTTCACGCGCAAGATTGAGGACGCGCTGGAAGCACTCCGAGAGCTGGCGGACGCTGCCGCCGCGGCCTAG